GGTCATGTTGTATATACCTCGCGGCGTTCTCGGTGATCGCTGTAAACCCGCACCAGGAGAGCTTTCGCAAGATTACATCGCCGAGTGAAAAATTGCAACGGTGAAGATTGTGATGAGAAGAGTTATAAATTCTTTTCTTCGTTTTGTCATTTTTCTCTTGCATCGCAGCACAATTGGTCTTATTCTTATCTTTGATGAAAGCTTCTCACACAAGGATCTTTAAAGGATGTACCGCGTGCCGATACCAGTAAAAATTTCTGTAGATCAGATTCAACTCGACGCGCAACTTTTCGATACTGAGTGTGCGAAGGCCATTGGTGCGGCTCTTCCTATCGACACAAAACCTTCTGTTTGGGGCGACGAATTCTATTTTGAGATTCCTGTACAGCGATCCCTCGATGAAACAGCGACGACAAACGTGAGTGTCGGTGACATTGGTTACTGGCCTCCCGGGTCGGCTCTTGCAATTTTTTTTGGCCCAACGCCAATGAGCCAGGGCACAGAACCTGTTCCCGCGAGCGCTGTCAATCTTGTCGGAAAGGTGCTCGGTGATTCAACAGCTTTGAGGACTCTCAAACGGCCTTCAAGAATAGGCATCGAGCATGTTCGATAACATTGACAGACGAAATTATGCCGAGACAACACGCAACGCA
This genomic stretch from Syntrophorhabdales bacterium harbors:
- a CDS encoding cyclophilin-like fold protein; translated protein: MPIPVKISVDQIQLDAQLFDTECAKAIGAALPIDTKPSVWGDEFYFEIPVQRSLDETATTNVSVGDIGYWPPGSALAIFFGPTPMSQGTEPVPASAVNLVGKVLGDSTALRTLKRPSRIGIEHVR